In the Doryrhamphus excisus isolate RoL2022-K1 chromosome 2, RoL_Dexc_1.0, whole genome shotgun sequence genome, AGACACATTACTTGGAGACATACAGTAAAATATTAGATTTGAGGTCTTGTTACCTTGCAAACAGTGGAAGTTGCTGGTCATTCAAGGAGGGGAAACAcgtttattaatattactacatCAATGTGTTGATATTTTGCTATGTAAATTGTAGCAATAGCTTGCTAGCAGGTGCACGAGGCTTCTGTTTGGCGGGCTGTGCGTCAGATTGTGTGTGacgggagggggcggggggaagAAGACGCTACACAGCGACTGCTGCTCGTTGGGGAAAGAAACCGCAGAGTCGGCAAACATAACACTAGTTATTTTTAACAAAGACAAAATCGCTAGCGATCAATAAAGTCTCTCGATTAGTTCAGAATAAAGGAATGAAAAACTTGGAAAATGCTCAGGTCGAGGGTTTATACTTCAAGATCTCTGATTCGCTCAtttcactgtcaatcaaaaagggATTCCGCCTCAGATAGGTTATCCAATCATAACACTGAAGCCCAGCTGATGGGTGGCACAAAGCCCAGCAATTATCCAATGACCGTCCAGTTTCGCGCAGTGAAGTAACCCACTCTACGCTTCCCTATGGAAGTCAATAGACGCTCAGCGTCTGACTGTAGAAGAACGCCGTGTCGCTGCGGGGGATGAATGAGAAGCGAAATGGGCAAAATGGCCAATATTTGGTGAAATAAAATtctctgttttgttgttttttttattattttcggATTTGGCACATTGGCATATTAAAGGTGACAAAGCACAGAAACCTTTCAAACAGATCCATGGTGCACGATACAAAACttgaaaatgactgaaataaacataccatattttcatctatagaagtttttttttcttaattcttACTAAAAGGGCCACAGAAATGTTATACTTTATAATAAACTGCTGACCCACTTTAGCCCTACTAGCATCTTTGGGGAAGAAAAGAAATATAAGGATAGCAAGAAGGTCTTTCTTATTTGTTGTGCAAATCAACACCTGGAAACTATTTATCATCATGTAAGGCAGTTGGAGGTGTCACgcaacttcaaaaaaaaaatggttgactTGCACAAAATCAGGTAAGTCATCATCAGATACGTTAAGTGTGCTGAATATACGTAAGCAAGCAACAAGTGTACAtagacacaaataaaacaatcattACACAAAGAGTTGTTTTGGAAGGAAGCAAATGAAGTGGTCAAATTACATTCACCTGTGAAGGTtgtagtgctttttttttcttttttctttttgcttcagTGTTTATCACATTAAATGTTTCCTATCATGAATCATCAActaaaatattagtcagtgacaacacaactaaacacaaaatgcagttttaaatgactttttattattaaggcctTATTAGGCCTTGAATTgcttataaagccatttctaaagctgtgAGACTTCAGCTAGCCACAGCGAGAGCCACTATCCAATAATGGCAAAAAATTGAACAATGGTGaaacttcccaggagtggccagcgAACCAAAActaccccaagagcacagcgatgactcatctaagaggtcacaaaagaccccacaacaacttCTAAAGAAATgcattattatcttattattattattattattagctttagggggtaatacatttttcacacagggtcatgtagggtttgttttttttcctcccttaataataaaaaagtgtcatttatgaactgcattttgtgttcagttgtgttgtcattgattcatttcatttgttggatgatctgaaacatttacatgtgacaaacatggaccaaaaataagacatcagGAAGGGAGCAAACACTTTTTTATGAGTTTTGACTGGACTAGTGACATGCTGTTGAAAAGTAAAGAAACCAATGATTGGACCGCATCTTCCTTGCCACATGCAACACTTTTACCAggtttgaaaatgcaaaaaaaaaccagcCAGTTTTTCAGTACGATTGTTCATTGCTGGGTTGCATGTGACATCACTGCCTCAAGcagaaagggaggggggggggggcattatgaGTGGACATTCTGTAAACATGCACTGTTTTTGCTAAATTATTTACTAAGATAAGACACCAGAAAGGGAAAAAAGTtcaagaaaccaaaaaaatgtaaactttgaTCCCCTTGTTTaactatttcatgtctttatgcaacacaccatgcgcacacacacagacacacacaatggGAGCACATGACTTCAAATTTGCATTAATCTGCCAAACATAGTACAAAGATACTCAGTGTTAATGTGGTCATATTAAATCCCCCCGGGGTATCCCGATGGTTGCAACCCAGCAATGAAGTGACTGGGCTCACAAATTTTGTGCTGTTGATATTGTTTATATTAGATATAATATTCCGGGGATAAGCTCTTGGACATAGGAGGCAAAaaatcggaaattgagagttggacaatatcggcatatccgTTTTCACATAAATTCCAacatcagacatccctaattattactGATATATTAAAGAAAGATAGTGATCATTGATTAGAATATATTTTCCCTCAATTCCACGTGGTCCATGCTGCAGCCACAATGGTGTGACAGTATCAATGCCAATAATATATGCAAATCAGCAACACATTTGGCTTTAATTCCCACTATAAGCATCTTAACTTATCTTACAGGATTCCTGTACATTCTGGAGAGTCCATATTCAATTATCAAactttttggccccatggtgggttattctGCAGTCATGcccaataaagaaaaaacaacggACAGTGTGTCGACTTATTGACAAAGAAAAGGAAGGATTGTTCCATTGATGCCACATGGtgaactagtggttagcatgtctgcCTCACAGACAGGAGATACGGGTTTGAATCTCAGTTGAAACATCTGATTAGTATATTCTCCCTgtccttttgtgtgttttttctggcTCTGCAATTGAATGGGCACCAGTTGAGGGTGCACCATGTCTCTTTTCTAAAGTTAGATGGGTTGGCTCCAGCTCTGATGAGGACAAACCGTatagaaatgaatggatggcaATGATTTGTTTTGCATAATCACTTTTTTCACTTGGGTTATATTCTGGGACCATCAGCGAATGGCGAAAAAATACTCAGATTTTGGAtcgatattttcaaaaaaaaaaaaaagagcaacttctgtaataattggagtAGATTCAGCTTCGGAATCtttcccttctctcttcaatatgcctcacacacttattaaacacatttaaagtataaaatgtacgggtactcaccactaaccaatgataatgtaagatgatccatgaacagATGGTCACGGTGTTGACAGCACACAActacggtgcgttcaaggactgccaaaATCTCAaagcttgatgaaaaaaaacattatcagtgaagcataaaaccataaaaatgtaacaaatgagGGGAGGGTTAACAATATTAAACAGTATACACACCACAGGTCTGTATTACCGACctatggtgaatgagatgtgttttatgCGGAAAAAACGAAAAAACTCAGAATGATGCAAGCGAGTGGTGGCTTTTCCTAGAACTATACACACTGCAGCCACAACCAAACAATTCAGGCATAGTATGAGGGAACCAAAGTCAACCTGAGTGTTTAATACAGGCCCAGCATAGAAACCACGGTGCAATGAGGAAAAACCTTCTATAACTACACATCGGCACAGTACGGGGCTGCTCAATACAATTGTATGGGCcacttaattatttttaaactgGTTCAAGTGTCAGTCATAAGAGGAAGCAATGTGTTTGGAAGTCAAGTAGAGAGGTTGATTTAACTCTTAACAAGTTACTATACTATCAGAAAGTGATCAGACCATTTAATCCTATAGGCACGGTTAGATGCCGTCCTCCCTCTCTAGTGACACAGGCCAACTGACTGCAGTAGCTTTAACCACCATTAGAGGGAGCACAAGCTTGGTTTTAATGTCAGCGCGGCAAAGGAAGAAAAAGGGTGGAAAAGAAAGTATACCATTGATCATGGATAGTTTTTGTCAAGAAAAGATGGACGAGAAGACGCACGCATGCAGGCAAAGGTGAGGAGAGACAGATCAAGTCAAAAGGTCATTTCCTGAATTAACTCTTTATCTAGCATGCACATTTCTTCTCATCTGGCTGTGCGGCAGAGAGCTTTGTGGTGCCGGTGCCGTTAGAAGGCTCCGCGGGTGGTTTGTCCACACATTGCTCCATCCTCTTCATCACCAGGTCCAACAGCGTGATCACCGACTTGTCCACCTCCACCCCGGTTGCTGCACTCGTCTCGAAATATGGAATCCTGGCAGCCacgaaacaaaaatattcaggtCATGGAATGTATCAACAATTTAAAATGTCATCATGagagagacccgagttcaattccaccctcggccacctctgtgttgagttgcatgcgcgggttttctccgggtactccggtttcctcccacattccaaaaacatgctaggttaattagcgactccaaattgtccataggtatgaatgtgagtgtgaatggttgtttgtctatatgtgccctgtgattggctggcgaccagtccagggtgtaccctgcctctcgcccaaagacagctgggataggctccagcacccccgtaaccctcgtgaggataagcggtagaaaatgaatgaatgaattatgggaGAGAAGAAGTTGGGTAAATAAACACTAAATAAGtgaaggatctgctcctatgaaggACTCattgattgatgatgatgatgatcaatgAACTTACCCGTATTTGTCTGCCAACTCCTTTGCTTGTTTTTCCTGAACCTCACGCTGGTCTGCCAGATCGGCCTTGTTTCCAACCAATACTATATCTGGGTTCTCACAGTAGGCGTTGGCCTGTAGCTGACCTGGAAGTCAACACAAGTTACTGATGAAGTGCTTATGATTATTCACATGCCAACAGGACGGCACAAAATGCTAACACTAGTCctggggtcggcaacctttttcATCAAAAGAGTCATTTTGCCTCCTCTTCCAGTAAAAGACATCACATCAGTATCGTTTGTTGACTTCATTTTATGCCTGTGCTGAATTGCCATCAATTATCATTCTATTGGTCTTAGACTGTCTTTGGttcgggttgccgacccccgccGTAGCCCCAACCGTGCCAAGATGCCAAGTCAATGCATTTTGAAATGAATACAAATCAATGTCAACATACTCATCCAGTTTCTGACATTGAGGAAACTCTGCTGGCTGGTGAGATCGAACATCAACAGGAAGCCCATAGCGTCCCTGAAGAACGCCGTTGTCAGGCTGCGGAACCTATAAACACAAAAGTAAATGTTCatgtaaaataacataatttgacGCTGGAGCAAACTATGGTGTGTGAAAGTGTATGCAAACGTGTCACACAAGCATAATCGTATGCGGGTCCCATTTCGCAAACAAGATATTAAAGTGATTATGCAAGCAGTCGTTTTTAGGAATATGTATGAGTCATCCTGACTTTCCAGTTTTAACACGAAACGGAccgaaccaaaaaaaaaggggggggggggggttaatttAAACAGTATATACACAGGCCATACCTAC is a window encoding:
- the rab27b gene encoding ras-related protein Rab-27B, translated to MTDGDYDYLIKLLALGDSGVGKTTFLYRYTDNKFNPKFITTVGIDFREKRVVYTTSNPNGMTAGKSFNVHLQLWDTAGQERFRSLTTAFFRDAMGFLLMFDLTSQQSFLNVRNWMSQLQANAYCENPDIVLVGNKADLADQREVQEKQAKELADKYGIPYFETSAATGVEVDKSVITLLDLVMKRMEQCVDKPPAEPSNGTGTTKLSAAQPDEKKCAC